One part of the Solea solea chromosome 1, fSolSol10.1, whole genome shotgun sequence genome encodes these proteins:
- the gng12a gene encoding guanine nucleotide-binding protein G(I)/G(S)/G(O) subunit gamma-12a — MSSKPHSSNNTTHARRMVQQLRIEASIERIKVSKASADLMNYCSEHARNDPLLMGIPASDNPFKDKKPCTIL; from the exons ATGTCTTCAAAGCCTCACAGTTCCAATAACACCACCCATGCCCGGCGGATGGTGCAGCAGCTGAGAATAGAGGCCAGCATTGAGAGGATAAAG GTATCCAAGGCCTCTGCAGACCTTATGAACTACTGCAGTGAACATGCGAGAAACGACCCTCTCCTCATGGGCATCCCTGCTTCAGACAATCCCTTCAAGGACAAAAAACCATGCACTATATTGTAG